The Ipomoea triloba cultivar NCNSP0323 chromosome 14, ASM357664v1 region ATTGTCACACACACttcgtttgcacacatttaatcatcgttcacacacacttcaacttggaatcttaatcaatctagaccattatattaaaaaattttgagatcaaatcttgtacattaatcaccgttcgcacacatttaatcaccgtttgcacacatttaatcaccgtccgcACACACTTCATCACCATTCGCACtcattttattaccgttcgtacacacttcaacttagcatcgtaaatcaatctagactattaaattattaaatggatgcagaAGATCTGATCTCATAATCTTACCTAAACAaatgatctcatatgatcctaactctctctctctctctctctctctctctctctctctatatatatatatatatatatatatatatatatatatatatatacaactataACGGAAAATATAAGTAGGGACATAAATATGTGCGTTACAAGTAATAATGGACATAAACCACACCTTTGGTCTCCATCACCGTTCGACTGGAGATGGAAACCAGTTTTGGTCTCAGTCTCCATCGAATAGAGATGGAGACCAGTTTGGTCACAATCTATGTTCGACGGAGATGGCTCCACTGCCGGAGAAGTCAGGTTGCCTTCTCCGGTAGAATACAATGGCCGCCGGTGTTGCTTCACTCGTCGGATGTTCGTCGAAATTCTAGTGGGAACTTTTTGAAGTTGGAGGGCCTATTTGCACAAATCaatatagtttgagggtctatttgacccttatccctataatatataatacaacaTATTTGTAtagattttaaataaaaacttttttaaCACAACTTTTATAGgatactagttatcacacgcatTGTGCGAATAATGTAATGCtcaatgtgtatttttttttttttttgaggaaactcaatgtgtattttttaattaatgttttagAATCTATCAAAGTATTATCCGGTATCTTGGCGTATataatgcaagattatcaattttttttataaaagtaaatatttcaagaatgcataactatatgctcacacgccccctcaacgtgtgcggtggGTTCGGTGGATTTCCaaccaagcaacacgtggaatTCTCTTTTTGTgggtgacgcggagattcgaacccatgaccttatgcatggctctgatatcaaattaaagcatgtgctccatctcaactaaaagcctaagctgatagttggattgcacatattatatttatgctcacactaTGACATGTGGTAGAAATATTGAATTAACGGGTGCAATAACATTTTTAAGGGGAAGCACTGGATAGTCCCCAATCATAGTTTTTGCAACATAGAACACTATTAATTGGCATGATCCATGCTTTCTGTTGTCACTCCCAACAGAAataaattcttgatttgatctagtTTCATGGTGTGCTTCACTTCAATTTTAGTGCAATTTAACGCAGTGCACCTTAAAAAACACAACCAAATcctcataataaattaatagacATAACTTCTCATAATATATACTAGGCATAGTTTctcataatatataatgtaaattaggTGTACCGTGTTATTAATGCCCAATGCATGATTCTAATTAAATGACCAAAGCtctgttaaattttatattgtatttttaatacactctaacatactcatagtatatgtttaataattatggccttgtttggtaaataattagtttatccaattttggcttatttgaccattattagttgttgacttggttaaaaaatcaatataagtgtttggttaataagttttttgtaactccaaaatactaaatttcaaaagactacccaaagcaaccttttcaattagccttttgaggaaagaaattatatcaaacagctatcagctaacagctaatttaccaaacacttttttacaatcagctaatattagcCTTTTgaggaccacgggtggttattttgaaaatgaCAGAGGATGAGTCCTGGTCGTTTTAAAGACGAGGGACCACCACTGGtatatcgctaatactcggGGGACCAATGGAGATATTAACTCTATCAATTAACTATACATTTTAACCCAATAAGCTAACAaacatttaccaaacaggactaatgtcaattttgattgggatggAGTTCAAACTTTAGaccttatttataaaaatcgaTGAGTaggttaagaataataaatagttaacggtcCGTTACTAATATTTACATGGACAAAATACATTGTATTTAGataaaataatcaatataatagatggtaaagtaggaaaaaaaaaagggggggaaTCAGGGATCATATATCTTATCTTATACAATTAATAAGTGTTGTGATGTgcgcaccaaaaaaaataagtgCTGTGATGTGAAATAGTGAAGTTGTAGAATCCTATAAAGCCTCCTCTTTGTTCTAACTAATTCTCATTTTCATTGGACCTTTCACTCGATCTCTTCAATTCCATCTTCTTCTCTCAAATCATCCcaaaaacaaaagtttctacAATTTTGCCACATCCTTCTCCTTCTACCTCTATCCAATCCAAAATCCACTCTTCCATATATTATTTTCTCTCAAATTATTATCCCAATCTTAtccaaaagaacaaaaaaaaccTAAAATATTTGATGATATGGGATTCATATCTCTCTTCTGCAAGAAGAAGCCGCGGGAGAGCCCTAGCGAGAATAATGGCGGACCCGTAATCTCGAGAACGTCGTCGTTTAACTCGCGGGCGCGCCTGGAGGATGAGCTGGAGCAGGTGTTCAACAAATTCGACGTCAACGGGGACGGCAAGATCTCGTGGTCGGAGCTGGGGTCCATCATGGGCAGCCTGGGCCACGTGGCGACGGAGGAGGAGCTGAAGGCGATGATCCGCGAGGTCGACGGCGACGGCGACGGCTTCATCGATCTCCGAGAGTTCGTCGAGCTCAACACGCAGGGCATCGACTCCGAGGAGATTTTGCGCGATCTCAAGGACGCCTTCTCCGTCTTCGACATCGATAAAAACGGCTCCATCTCCGCCGACGAGCTCCAGAACGTGTTGCACAGCCTCGGCGACGATTGCTCCATCGCCGATTGCCGGAATATGATCAGCGGCGTCGATCGCGACGGCAACGGGATGATAGATTTCGAGGAGTTTAGGGACATGATGACGATGGGATCTCGCGTTGATGCTATGGATACTAAGATTTGAGTAATTACTATttcaattattacaatttttttttaaatcctccttattttattattatttttaattttcataaactaaaaaaattgtaaataattgcttttacattttaataaactttttaaagatcaACACTCCATCTTTTGTTTTTGAatctattaaaaaatttaaatatagaattaattCTATGAATAATAATGCTAGTAATGTGAATATGTGTAATGGTCTAAAGACAAGATTAGGTATTTTGAGATACCTAATATGTATTGGTATAGTGATTTAGATTAGTATCTCAGAATATAATCTGTATTGATACTAATTGTGGATTGGTATAGAATATAATCTGTATTGATACTAATTGTGGATTGGTATAGAGATAAGATTAGGTATCTCAGGATAACTAGTGTGAgttgatataataatataatgtagatTGGTATAGTGGTATAGATAGAGATAAGATTAGGTATCTCAGGATAACTAGTGTGAgttgatataataatataatgtagatTGGTATAGTGGTATAGATAGAGATAATATTAGGTATCTCGAGATACCTAATTAGGTTGGTATAGTGGTCTAGAGATAAGATTAGTTATCTCCGGATACCTAGTTAATCTGGATTGGTACATAATGTGGATTGATATAGTGATTTTTCGAAATAGATAACTAATGTTGATTGGTATAGTGGTTTAAAGATAAGATTAGAAATCTTGGATTACCTAATTTAGCTTATGTGTTGGCACGAGCGACTAATTCCTTGTCCCGCCGGCCGCCGCCTTCTTGTCTGCAATTTTTTCTTTGCTTAATATATTAAGTCtggttttgtttaaaaaaaaaatcagtatttTTGGATACCtaatcatattttttatttttaaattagaaactaataataatttttgtttctaaTTGGGGCATGCAgattgttatttattaatttaaactttttagtTTTAATGGTTTACTGGTGATGGTAATTCTACATCTAATAAACGTCTTGAACCAATGTTGCAAGCAAAAAAGAATTCTAcgaacaaacaaaaataatcatTGTTTATTAGTTTCTTCCATCTAAATTCTTGTTGAAttgttgtttgcttgttttACATCATAACTCCTAACATGATCTGGCTTAGTCTTTTATgacctttaataataatattaataataataataataattttttaaaatgtattttaaaataattgtggtacttaattaattatgctGCAGAAGGGATTCAGTTGttttgatttataaattatGCATTATGTAAATATGTAGGTGCGTGATGAGTAGGATTcctttgtttgtttgcttttaacaataattttaatatattatgtaattaATGTTTCTTATTTATCACATGTATTGTCCATTTTCATATGTTTTATTGTGTTCATTGGATCTTGCACGTGGAAAACGTTAAAGGGTTTCAGAGATCTAACAGCAATCTTGTTCCTTCTTAAAAACATTTCGCTATTTAtgagtatttaatttataatattctgCACCATACAATTACTAGTGAAACATAAGATTAGttaaattgtattatgaaaCAAATCAATATTGTTTTGTTGTCGGCCTAACATGTATTTTGTTATAAAGGACACAAGCAAGAACCTATAAACTATTAATGGTATTAATTTTCTTAACACCAGAATAATTAAGACAAACATAATAGAATAAGAACGATAGATTAATAACTTagatttaagattttttttctataacatcatataacaataaattataCTGATCGAAATCAATTATGCATAATTACTGGAAATTGCTATGATATTGTATGTAAACATATTGTATtcgaataataaaaattgatgcATGTTCAATCAAGCactaaatataagaaaaattacaaataaactcCCATAACTTTCCTATAATTGgaactaaactaaactaaaaagttataataatGCGTAGGACTAATGTAAATAAACTAGAAAATAGTGTAATACTATATTATtagggagtattattttttatttaaaacttgATAAACTTGGGAGCATGAAACCAATTCATCCAAATCCCAAAGTGAGCCCACTTCTTCATTCTCTTCTCTACTCTGTGACGAAGCATTGTTATTTGTGTTGGTTTGCAACTGAGTAAAGCTACTTTCCATGGCTTCTATATTGGCCTTCAAAATAGGATAATATTCTTCCACATCCTTGGCTGATTTTACAGGAATTAACTCTGCAATCTTTTTCCATCTATTGCGTGTTCCTTCTACATAGGTTGATAGAGCAATCTGAAACATCCTCTCTTCATCCCATGTCCATGTCGCCCTTTGGTATGCCATTGAAATTTCTATtgattttgaacaaattattaaagatATAATGCTTAGTGGTCACAGCTTACTAAAG contains the following coding sequences:
- the LOC116004708 gene encoding probable calcium-binding protein CML25 — protein: MGFISLFCKKKPRESPSENNGGPVISRTSSFNSRARLEDELEQVFNKFDVNGDGKISWSELGSIMGSLGHVATEEELKAMIREVDGDGDGFIDLREFVELNTQGIDSEEILRDLKDAFSVFDIDKNGSISADELQNVLHSLGDDCSIADCRNMISGVDRDGNGMIDFEEFRDMMTMGSRVDAMDTKI
- the LOC116004709 gene encoding dnaJ homolog subfamily C member 2-like codes for the protein MAYQRATWTWDEERMFQIALSTYVEGTRNRWKKIAELIPVKSAKDVEEYYPILKANIEAMEKISMAYQRATWTWDEERMFQIALSTYVEGTRNRWKKIAELIPVKSAKDVEEYYPILKANIEAMESSFTQLQTNTNNNASSQSREENEEVGSLWDLDELVSCSQVYQVLNKK